Part of the Streptomyces sp. NBC_01264 genome, GCTCGCGGAGGACGGCACGGGCGGCAGCAGCGGCGGCGGCCCGAAGGTGTACCGCTCGCTGGACGGGCGCCCGCAGAGCGCGCAGTTCGTACGCCGGGAGGAGGACGGCCGGCTCGTGCTGCGCGTCCTCGACAAGATGGGCCGCGGCAAGGACCCGGAGCCGGGCTCGGTGCCGGAGAAGGGCGACCGCGTGTGCTGGACGCTGTTCGAGCACGATGCGCGCGGCGGCCCCAAGCTGCCGGACGCGGAGCAGACCCCGTGGACCCACGGCGGCCCGCCCGCGCACCTGACCGGTGACGCCCCCGTGCTGCCGCTGCCCGACCCCGTGACCGCCGAGGACCTCCTGTGAGCACCGCGAGCACCGCTTTCGATCCGGGTGCGGCCGCCGGCCGGGCCACCGACGCCATCCTGCGCGACACCCTGCACGGCGGGGCCCGGGGCGTGGTCGTCGACTCCCCGCCCGGGGCCGGGAAGTCCACCCTGGTGGTGCGGGCCGCCCGGGACCTGGCGGCGGCCGGGCGCCGGCTGATGGTGGTCGCGCAGACCAACGCCCAGGTCGACGACCTGGTGCTGCGGCTGCACGCGAAGGACCCGGAGCTGAAGGTGGGCCGGCTGCACAGCAGCGAGGGCGACGCCTACGATCCCGCGCTGCGCGACCTGGACTCGGTGGTCCTCTCGGCGAAGCCGGGGGAGCTCGCGGGGCTGCCGGTGACGATCTCGACGGCGGCCAAGTGGGCGTGGGTCAAGGACGTGGAGCCCTGGGAGCACGCCATCGTGGACGAGGCGTACCAGATGCGCTCCGACGCCCTGCTGGCCGTGGCCGGGCTGTTCGACCGGGCGCTGTTCGTGGGCGACCCGGGGCAGCTCGACCCCTTCAGCGTGGTCGGGTCCGAGCAGTGGGCGGGTCTGTCCTACGATCCCTCCGCCTCGGCGGTGTCCACCCTCCTCGCGCACAACCCGGACCTGCCGCAGCACCGGCTGCCGGTGTCCTGGCGGCTGCCGGCTTCGGCCGCGCCGCTGGTCTCCCGCGCCTTCTACCCGTACACGCAGTTCCGCAGCGGTACGGGCCCGGGCGAGCGGCGGCTGTCCTACGGGGTCGCGGGCGACGGCTCGGGCCCCGACCGGGTGCTGGACGAGGCCGCCGAGTCGGGGTGGGGGCTGCTGGAGCTGCCGGCCCGGCACACCCCGCGCACCGACCCGGAGGCCGTCCGGGCGGTGGCCCTGGTGGTGCGCCGGGCGCTGGACCGGGGCGCCGTGACGGTGGACGAGCAGCCGGGCGGCCCGTCCCCGCTGACGGCGGACCGGATCGCGGTGGGCACCGCGCACCGGGACCAGGCGGCGGCGGTCCGGGCGGCGCTGTCGGCGCTCGGGGTCACGGGGGTCACCGTGGACACGGCCAACCGGCTCCAGGGCCGCGAGTACGACCTCACCGTCGTCCTGCACCCGCTGTCGGGCCGGCCGGACGCGACGGCCTTCCACCTGGAGACGGGCCGGCTCTGCGTCCTGGCCTCCCGGCACCGGCACGCCTGCGTGGTGGTGGCCAGGGCGGGGATAGCGGAGCTCCTGGACGCCCACCCGTCCTCGGAACCGGTGCAGCTGGGCGTGACGATGAAGTTCCCGGACGGCTGGGAGGCCAACCACTCGGTGCTGGCGCACCTGGCCGAACACCGGGTGGTCTGGCGGCCGTAGCCCGGCGGATCAGCGGCGCAGCGGCGCAGCGGCGCAGCGGCGCAGCGGACAAGCAGGTCAGCGGACAAGCAGGTCGGCGACTCAGCGGGTCTTGCGCTCGACGCCGAGGCGGGTGCGGAGCAGTTCGCCCACCTCGGCGAAGGTCTGCAGCTGCTCCGGGGTCAGGATGTCGATCAGGTGGCGGCGCACCGATTCCACGTGGAGCGGGGCGGCCGTCATGATCGTGGTGACGCCCTGCTCGGTGAGCACCACTTCGGCGCCGCGCCCGTCGTGGACCACCTCTTCGCGGCGGACGATGCCCCGCTGCTCCATCCGGGTGAGCTGGTGGGAGAGCCGGCTGCGGGACCACTGCATGAGGACGGCGAGGGCGCTGATGCGCATGCGGTGGCCGTCGGTGGAGCCGAGCACGGACAGGACGTCGTAGTCGGCTTCGGAGAGCCCGCTGTCCTGGGTCAGATCGCGCGCGATATCGGCGTTGACCAGCGGGAACATCCGCCGCCAGGCGTACCAGGCCTGCTGTTCGGGCGCGCTGAGCCAGCGCGGTGCGGTCTCACCCTCGTTCTC contains:
- a CDS encoding AAA domain-containing protein; this encodes MSTASTAFDPGAAAGRATDAILRDTLHGGARGVVVDSPPGAGKSTLVVRAARDLAAAGRRLMVVAQTNAQVDDLVLRLHAKDPELKVGRLHSSEGDAYDPALRDLDSVVLSAKPGELAGLPVTISTAAKWAWVKDVEPWEHAIVDEAYQMRSDALLAVAGLFDRALFVGDPGQLDPFSVVGSEQWAGLSYDPSASAVSTLLAHNPDLPQHRLPVSWRLPASAAPLVSRAFYPYTQFRSGTGPGERRLSYGVAGDGSGPDRVLDEAAESGWGLLELPARHTPRTDPEAVRAVALVVRRALDRGAVTVDEQPGGPSPLTADRIAVGTAHRDQAAAVRAALSALGVTGVTVDTANRLQGREYDLTVVLHPLSGRPDATAFHLETGRLCVLASRHRHACVVVARAGIAELLDAHPSSEPVQLGVTMKFPDGWEANHSVLAHLAEHRVVWRP
- a CDS encoding MarR family winged helix-turn-helix transcriptional regulator; protein product: MTENEGETAPRWLSAPEQQAWYAWRRMFPLVNADIARDLTQDSGLSEADYDVLSVLGSTDGHRMRISALAVLMQWSRSRLSHQLTRMEQRGIVRREEVVHDGRGAEVVLTEQGVTTIMTAAPLHVESVRRHLIDILTPEQLQTFAEVGELLRTRLGVERKTR